One stretch of Callospermophilus lateralis isolate mCalLat2 chromosome 11, mCalLat2.hap1, whole genome shotgun sequence DNA includes these proteins:
- the LOC143409642 gene encoding toll-like receptor 4 has translation MIPPWSLAGTLIPGMAFLSCLRPESWEPCVEVEPNVTYQCMELNLSKIPNSIPSSVKNLDLSFNPLKSIESHSFSSFPELEVLDLSRCEIQTIEDDASEGLYNLSTLILTGNPIQSLGAGAFHGLSSLRTLVAVETKLASLGNFPIEYLTNLEKLNVAHNLIHSFKLPEYFSNLPNLKHLDLSSNKIQNIFNMDLEALHKMPLLNLSLDLSLNPIDFIQPGAFKKIRLHELILRSNFHSKNVMKTCIQGLAGLEVHRLVLGEFKNERNVEMVDKSVLEELCNLTIEEFWLAYIDNLARDVTDLLSCLANVSAMSLVSLILNRVEEISTGFNWQSLELVKCQFKQFPKIVLPSLKRFTCIANKDLDNFGELEAPRLEHLDLSRNNMSFKSCCSHYHFGTTSLKYLDLSFNGVITMTVNFMGLEQLEYLHFQYSTLKKINEFSVFLSLSKLHYLDISYTKIQVAFHGIFNGLVSLQILKMAGNSFEDNLLPDIFTIMRNLTYLDLSKCQLERVSEKAFDTLPELKFLNMSHNNLFLLDELAYKPLYSLEVLDCSFNSIKSSRGQELQHFPSNLTINLTQNVLACTCEHQHFLQWIKDQRRSLVEVEKLVCATPSDLQGMPALSFKNDTCQIKKAIISVSVLSVLVVSVIVFLVYKFYFHLMLFAGCKKYGRGESTYDAFVIYSSQDEDWVRNELVKNLEEGVPPFQLCLHYRDFIPGVAIAANIIQEGFHKSRKVIVVVSQHFIQSRWCIFEYEIAQTWQFLSSHAGIIFIVLQKVEKSLLRQQVELYRLLSRNTYLEWEDSVLGCHIFWRRLRKALMDGKLWSPEATAEAGNNQQEATTCI, from the exons GTGGAGCCTAATGTTACGTACCAATGCATGGAGctgaatctctccaaaatccccaACAGCATCCCTTCCTCAGTCAAGAATCTGGACCTGAGTTTCAACCCCTTGAAGAGCATAGAAAGTCACAGCTTCTCCAGTTTCCCAGAACTGGAGGTGCTGGATTTATCCAG GTGTGAAATTCAGACTATTGAAGATGATGCATCTGAGGGCTTATACAACCTTTCTACCTTGATATTGACAGGAAATCCTATCCAGAGTTTAGGTGCAGGAGCCTTTCATGGACTATCAAGTTTAAGGACACTGGTGGCTGTGGAGACAAAATTGGCCTCTCTAGGAAATTTCCCTATTGAATATCTCACAAACTTGGAGAAGCTTAATGTGGCTCACAATCTTATTCATTCCTTCAAGTTACCTGAATATTTTTCTAACCTGCCAAACCTGAAGCACTTGGACCTCTCCAGTAacaagattcaaaatattttcaatatggaCTTGGAGGCTCTACACAAAATGCCCTTACTCAATCTCTCTTTAGACCTGTCTCTGAACCCAATAGATTTCATCCAACCCGGtgcctttaaaaaaattaggCTCCATGAACTGATTTTGAGAAGCAATTTTCATAGTAAAAATGTAATGAAAACATGTATTCAAGGTCTGGCTGGTTTAGAAGTTCATCGCTTGGTTCTGGgagaatttaaaaatgaaagaaatgtggAAATGGTTGATAAATCTGTCCTGGAAGAACTATGCAATTTGACCATTGAGGAATTCTGGTTAGCATATATAGATAATTTGGCAAGAGATGTTACTGACTTACTGAGTTGTTTGGCAAATGTTTCTGCAATGTCTCTGGTAAGCCTGATTTTGAATAGGGTAGAAGAAATTTCTACAGGCTTCAACTGGCAATCTTTAGAACTGGTAAAGTGTCAATTTAAACAATTTCCTAAGATAGTGCTCCCATCTCTCAAAAGATTTACTTGCATTGCCAACAAAGATTTAGACAATTTTGGAGAACTTGAAGCGCCAAGACTTGAGCATCTAGATCTCAGTAGAAACAACATGAGCTTTAAGAGTTGCTGTTCTCATTATCACTTTGGAACAACCAGTCTGAAGTACTTAGATCTGAGCTTCAATGGGGTTATTACAATGACTGTAAACTTCATGGGTTTAGAACAACTAGAATATCTGCATTTTCAGTATTCCACTTTGAAAAAGATCAACGAGTTTTCGGTATTCTTGTCGCTCAGCAAACTCCACTACCTTGATATTTCTTACACTAAAATCCAGGTGGCCTTCCATGGCATCTTCAATGGCTTGGTCAGTCTCCAGATCTTAAAAATGGCCGGCAATTCTTTTGAGGACAACCTCCTTCCAGATATCTTCACAATCATGAGAAACTTGACTTATCTGGATCTTTCCAAATGTCAACTGGAACGGGTGTCTGAGAAAGCCTTTGACACTCTCCCTGAACTTAAGTTCCTAAATATGAGTCACAACAACCTGTTTTTGTTGGATGAACTTGCTTATAAACCTCTCTACTCCCTCGAGGTTCTGGACTGCAGTTTTAATAGCATAAAATCTTCCAGAGGGCAAGAACTACAGCATTTTCCAAGTAATCTAACCATAAATCTTACTCAGAACGTACTTGCTTGTACTTGTGAACACCAGCATTTCCTGCAGTGGATAAAGGACCAGAGGAGATCCTTGGTGGAGGTTGAAAAACTGGTGTGTGCAACTCCTTCAGATCTACAGGGCATGCCTGCGCTGAGTTTTAAGAATGACACCTGTCAAATAAAGAAGGCCATTATCAGCGTGTCTGTATTGAGTGTGCTGGTGGTATCTGTGATAGTGTTTCTGGTCTACAAgttctattttcacttgatgcttTTTGCTGGTTGCAAAAAGTATGGCAGAGGCGAAAGCACCTATGATGCTTTTGTGATCTACTCAAGCCAGGATGAGGATTGGGTGAGGAATGAATTGGTAAAGAATTTAGAAGAAGGGGTACCCCCCTTTCAGCTCTGCCTCCACTACAGAGACTTTATTCCTGGTGTGGCTATTGCAGCCAACATCATCCAGGAAGGTTTCCATAAAAGCCGGAAGGTCATAGTGGTGGTCTCTCAGCACTTCATCCAGAGCCGCTGGTGTATCTTTGAATATGAGATTGCTCAGACCTGGCAGTTCCTGAGCAGCCATGCTGGCATCATTTTCATCGTCCTGCAGAAGGTGGAGAAGTCCCTGCTCCGGCAGCAGGTGGAGTTGTACCGCCTACTCAGCAGGAACACTTACCTGGAATGGGAGGACAGCGTCCTGGGGTGCCACATCTTCTGGAGAAGACTCAGAAAAGCCCTGATGGATGGAAAGCTATGGAGTCCAGAAGCAACAGCAGAGGCAGGAAACAACCAGCAGGAAGCCACAACATGTATATGa